Sequence from the Exiguobacterium aurantiacum genome:
AAACGGGCCGGCGCCGAATGGAGCATCGCCGGACTCGTCAGTGCGACCAACGTCGCCACGGCGAACAATACAATTTCGATTCTCGTGGCCGGCCCACTCGCGGCGAACATCGCCGACACGTATGAGATCGAGCGAAAGAAATCAGCGAGTGTGCTCGATATCTTCTCATGTGGCGTGCAAGGGCTTCTCCCATACGGAGCCCAATTGCTCATCGCCGCTGAGTTGACGAACACGGCGTCACCGGCGCTCGTGCCGTATATGTTCTACCCGTTCCTCCTCTTCATTTGTGGCGGACTGGCAATCGTCTTTAACTTCCCACGTTTCAAAAAGCGCGCTTAACCAAAACGACCCTTTGAAGCATTAGCTTCGAAGGGTCGCTTGACGTTTCGTTTCACGTTCACGTTGAAGTTGTTCGTTGCGTTTTTTGAAGGCGCGCCGCTTGAGCAGTTCTTCAAGACCACGGCTGATCGCCCAAAGGACAAACAGCAACAGTCCAAGCATCGATAAGCGGAACGGGCTTTGGATGAACTCTTCCCACTGATCGCCGATGACTGAAAAAATCAAGACGACAAGCAGCTTCCCGAACCCTGCCGCCATGATGAACGTCCGGAGCGGCATTTGGATCAGGGCAAGTAAGTAAGTGATCAAGCTGACCGGGATGAACGGGAGCGAATACAGAAAACCGAGCGAAATCGGGCTCATATGGTTAATCCGTTCGAGCCAATATACGCCTTGTTTATGTTTCTCAAGCCAACGCGTCATTGGTTTTCGGAAGATGTAACGGACAGCCGCGAACACAAAAATCGTTCCAAGTAAACTCCCGACCCAAGACAATAACGTCCCAAGCAAGAACCCGTATGTGGCCGCGTTCGCCGAGATGATGAGGACGAGCGGAAGAAATGGAAAAATCGCTTCAAGGAACGGGGCGCCGAGTCCCGCCCAAGGGCCACCCGGAAGCTCTTGAAGCCATTCAATCAGTTGGATAATCCATTGTTGGAGTGATGTGAGCATATCAGTTTCCACCTTCGACTTTCATTAATACCCTTTTACCCGATTTCGCTCAGGAAGACGCATCCCCCTGCCCGCCGGTAAAAAAAATAAAAAGTATTTGCGAAATTTTGCTGTGATATCTATCATATAATATGGACTTGTGGTTGCAGGCAAGTCCGCTCGTCGAACGACACAACCCAACGTTCGTTTTCCTGCAAAAAACTGAACACAGGGGAGTAATAACATGGAAACAACACCAATGCGGGTCTTGCTGTACTATAAGTACGTCAATATCGAAGACCCAGAAACGCTCACACAAGAGCACCTCAAGTATTGCAAGGACCTCGGCATCAAAGGACGCATCT
This genomic interval carries:
- a CDS encoding TVP38/TMEM64 family protein: MLTSLQQWIIQLIEWLQELPGGPWAGLGAPFLEAIFPFLPLVLIISANAATYGFLLGTLLSWVGSLLGTIFVFAAVRYIFRKPMTRWLEKHKQGVYWLERINHMSPISLGFLYSLPFIPVSLITYLLALIQMPLRTFIMAAGFGKLLVVLIFSVIGDQWEEFIQSPFRLSMLGLLLFVLWAISRGLEELLKRRAFKKRNEQLQRERETKRQATLRS